CTGGACGATGTCCTCCATCGGCTCGTTGCGCGAGCGGAAGCGGGCCGCCGCGTAGCGCACGAGCGGGAGGTTGAGCTCGATGAGCGTGTCCCGGACGTACACGCGCTCGGGGCTGTCCTCGGCGAGAGTGGCCAGTCGCAGGAACAGGGAGCGGGACAGGGTGCGGGTGTCGATGGCCCCCGTGGCCGTGAGAGCCGGGGCCGCGGGGGCCTCGGGGGCTGTGACGTCGTCGAGCACGTCGGGCTCGACAGGCGCGACGGGCGCGGACTCGCTCGGCGTGAGCGTGAGCGTGAGCACCTTCGAGCTGCCCTGTTCTGCGGACATGCCACCCCCTTTGGGTCGCGGGACGGTCGCGGCGTGACGCCCCCGCTTGAGGAACGTCAGCCTTCACCTGAATACCGGAGCCGAAGCCCCGGCAAACGCTCTTCCGGCAGAATGTCACATGTCGGCAACACGCTGTAGTGACATGTCGACATGTGAGTGACGAATCAGCCCTGGAAAAAGGGGGTGTGACGGTTTTTCAGCGGAGATCGGACGGGAAGGGCCGAGGTGAGCGATTCGCTCCCAGCGGTGACGTGTCGGTCGTGCTTGCGATACCCCATCGAGCTACGTGTCGGGCGGCGCCGAAGGGGTCAGGCCTCGATGCGGTTGGCGGAGCGCAGTCGCTGGAAGCTGCGCGCCAGGAGGCGGGAGACGTGCATCTGGGAGACGCCGAGTTCCGCGCTGATCTGGGACTGCGTCAGATTGCTGTAGTAGCGCAGCAGGAGGATGCGCTGCTCGCGCTCCGGGAGCTGGACCAGGAGGTGGCGGACGAGATCGCGGTGCTCCACGCCGTCCAGCGCCGGGTCCTCGTATCCGAGGCGGTCCAGCAGCCCGGGCAGGCCGTCGCCCTCCTGGGCGGCCTCGAGCGACGTGGCGTGGTACGAGCGGCCGGCCTCGATGCAGGAGAGCACCTCGTCCTCGCCGATGCGCAGCCGCTCGGCGATCTCCGCCGTCGTCGGGGTGCGGCCGAAGGCGGTCGTCAGGTCCTCGGTCGCGCTGTTGACCTGCACCCACAGCTCGTGGAGCCGGCGCGGTACGTGCACCGTGCGGACGTTGTCGCGGAAGTACCGCTTGATCTCGCCGATGACCGTGGGCATCGCGAACGTCGGGAACTGCACGCCCCGTTCCGGGTCGAAGCGGTCGATGGCGTTGATCAGGCCGATGGTGCCGACCTGGACCACGTCCTCCATCGGCTCGTTGCGGGAGCGGAAACGGGCGGCCGCGTAGCGCACGAGCGGGAGGTTCGCCTCGATGAGCGCCCCGCGCACGCGGTTGTGCTCCGGCGTGCCCGGCTGTAGTTCCTTGAGCTCTCCGAAGAGCACCTGGGTCAGCGCCCGGGTGTCGGCGCCGCGGCGTCGCTCCGGGGCCGGAGCGGCCTCCGCGGGCTCTGCGACCGGCGAGGCCTCCGCGGCCTCCACGGCCTCCATGGCGGGCGCCGGGGCGGGCGCCGGGGTCGAGGCCGCGACCGGGCCCGGAACGGATGCGGGTGTCGGCGCCGTGGCGGGTGCCGGGGGCGCCTCTGTCTGAGGCGGCGCAGTACTGGCCGACAAGGTCAACGCCACCTCTTCGTCAGGTCAACATCGGTCAACTCATCCGTCAAAAGCGGTCATAGCATCACAAGACATGTGCACTGTGTGCAAGCACCCCATAACACCGTGTTGAGGGTCGGAGAGGGCGGCGGCCTCGAACGAGGGCACGCAAAAACCCCCCGCCGGTCCGGCGGAGGGCTCCGTTCGGCAGGGAGGGCGGCTCAGACCTCGTAGTCGGCGACCACCCAGGTGGCGAACTCCCGCCACAGCGCGACGCCCGCCTGGTGGGCCGGGTGCTCGAGGTACCGCTTGAGGGCGTCCGCGTCCTCGACCGCCGAGTTGATCGCGAAGTCGTAGGCGATGGGCCGCTCGCTGATGTTCCAGCCCAGCTCCCAGAAGCGCAGCTCGTCGATCTGTCCGCCCAGGGCCCGGAAGGCCGCCTCGCCCTGCACCACCCGGGGGTCGTCGCGCTCGACGCCCTCGTCGAGCTTGAAAAGGACCAGGTGGCGGATCATGGGCACTCCCAGTACGTGCGACGGTCTCGGCTACCGCGCCCCGTCGGCCAGCCAGGTGAAGAAGTCGCCGATGGCCTGGGCCGCGTCCGATATGCCCTCGAAGCCTATCTGGACGTAGTCCGCCGCCTTCGCCGGGTCCGTGATGATCACGTACAGCACGAACACCACGAGTACGTAGACGGCGATCTTCTTGGCGTTCACCGCCACCTGGCCTCCCCTGTATGTGGCCGCTCGGGCCCCCGCTGACGGCGGCGAGTGTATCTGTAAGTGCGATTTACACACTGCTTTTGATCGTCTGTGGCGCGTTCATGAACTGTTCCGGGGATGCCGCCGACGAAGGGCCGAATGCGGGCGTCGGCGCACGCAAAACACCCTCCTGATCGTGTTTCCACTGATCAGGAGGGTGTGAGAGCGGTAGCGGAGGGATTTGAACCCTCGGTGACTTGCGCCACACTCGCTTTCGAGGCGAGCTCCTTCGGCCGCTCGGACACGCTACCGAGGGAGACCTTACAGCAAGGTACGGCCCGGTTTGAAATCGGTTCTGCGGCGGGTGGATCAGCGCTCGCGGAAGAAGTCCGTGAGCAGTTGCGCGCACTCCGTCGCGAGCACGCCCTCGATCACCTCGGGCCGGTGATTGAGCCGTCGGTCGCGGACGACGTCCCAGAGGGAGCCGGCCGCGCCGGCCTTGTCGTCGCGGGCGCCGTAGACGACCCGGTCCACCCGCGACTGCACGAGGGCGCCCGCGCACATCGTGCACGGTTCGAGGGTCACGACGAGCGTGCAGCCGGACAGCCGCCACGCGCCCGTCGCCTCGGCAGCCCGCCGGACGGCGAGCACCTCCGCGTGGGCCGTCGGATCGCCGCCGGCCTCGCGTTCGTTGTGACCCCTGGCGAGGACCGTGGTGCCGTCCGGAGCCAGCACCACGGCGCCGACCGGGACGTCTCCGTCCCGGGCGGCCGTCCGGGCCTCGTCCAGGGCGAGCCGCATCGCGGCCCGCCAGGGGTCGCGCACGGGGTCGGCCGGGGCCTCCGGTGCGGTCAGCGGACCGTCTCCAGGACCGCCGACGCGCCCAGGGCGTCGGCGATCT
The window above is part of the Streptomyces sp. NBC_00425 genome. Proteins encoded here:
- a CDS encoding RNA polymerase sigma factor SigF; amino-acid sequence: MALTLSASTAPPQTEAPPAPATAPTPASVPGPVAASTPAPAPAPAMEAVEAAEASPVAEPAEAAPAPERRRGADTRALTQVLFGELKELQPGTPEHNRVRGALIEANLPLVRYAAARFRSRNEPMEDVVQVGTIGLINAIDRFDPERGVQFPTFAMPTVIGEIKRYFRDNVRTVHVPRRLHELWVQVNSATEDLTTAFGRTPTTAEIAERLRIGEDEVLSCIEAGRSYHATSLEAAQEGDGLPGLLDRLGYEDPALDGVEHRDLVRHLLVQLPEREQRILLLRYYSNLTQSQISAELGVSQMHVSRLLARSFQRLRSANRIEA
- a CDS encoding Dabb family protein, which produces MIRHLVLFKLDEGVERDDPRVVQGEAAFRALGGQIDELRFWELGWNISERPIAYDFAINSAVEDADALKRYLEHPAHQAGVALWREFATWVVADYEV
- the tadA gene encoding tRNA adenosine(34) deaminase TadA is translated as MRLALDEARTAARDGDVPVGAVVLAPDGTTVLARGHNEREAGGDPTAHAEVLAVRRAAEATGAWRLSGCTLVVTLEPCTMCAGALVQSRVDRVVYGARDDKAGAAGSLWDVVRDRRLNHRPEVIEGVLATECAQLLTDFFRER